One window of the Gimesia chilikensis genome contains the following:
- a CDS encoding response regulator transcription factor: MIVDDHPIVREGYVHLIQRRDHLQVCAQAGSKVEALQQIRETAPHLVIVDISLSDGSGLELIKDVKSQFPQVKLLAVSMHDESLFAERCIRAGAQGFVNKQQAPEQLINAIERVLSGKIYLSQDVTERMISRSIGALEDEHLSPIEKLSDRELEVFEQIGQGETTRQIASKLNLSAKTIETYRENIKHKLNLSNATELTRHAIQWVLENRQ; the protein is encoded by the coding sequence ATGATTGTTGACGATCATCCCATCGTTCGGGAAGGCTACGTCCATCTCATCCAGCGACGAGATCATCTACAGGTCTGCGCCCAGGCTGGCAGTAAAGTCGAAGCCCTCCAGCAGATCCGAGAGACCGCCCCCCATCTGGTCATCGTGGACATCTCCCTCTCCGATGGCTCCGGGCTGGAACTGATCAAAGACGTCAAGTCTCAGTTCCCACAAGTCAAACTGCTTGCCGTCTCGATGCATGATGAAAGCCTCTTCGCGGAACGTTGTATTCGTGCGGGCGCACAGGGGTTCGTCAATAAACAGCAGGCACCCGAGCAGTTAATCAACGCCATCGAACGTGTACTTTCCGGTAAAATCTATCTCAGCCAGGACGTCACCGAACGTATGATCTCTCGTTCCATTGGTGCCCTGGAAGACGAACACCTCTCCCCCATCGAGAAACTCTCCGACCGGGAACTGGAAGTCTTTGAGCAGATCGGCCAGGGAGAAACCACCCGCCAGATCGCTTCCAAGTTGAATCTCAGCGCGAAAACAATCGAAACCTACCGCGAGAACATCAAACATAAACTGAATCTGTCTAACGCGACGGAACTCACCCGACATGCGATTCAGTGGGTCCTGGAAAACCGCCAGTAA